ttatttctttacCTTgagttattttcaataaaaatagtgTATGTTTTAACTTAATAACTTTACTTAACCTTATGagggttgttcaaaaaatacgcggactgtttgaattccgcggctccagttggtttcaggggaatccgcttggtgtcgctaggttcgcacagatcagctaatTACGACGACATTTCCCAATTGCAAATAAATTCAtctgtgtattagctacgcggttttaagtgaagtccgattttttcgtttggcggatttcagaatgaatgacctgaaggagcaacgacttgctgtgaaatcttgtgttaaacttggaaaatctgcgactgaaacttttgctatgcttaacacggtttacggtgatgttgctatgaagcgtacggcatgtttcaagtggcataaacgttttaaggatggtcgacagtccattgaagatgatgagtgtcctggacgtccttccatgtcaactgacgacccacacgtcaacaaaatcaacaccctggtgcgggcaaatcgacgtctgactgtcatgGAGCTTGcagaagagtgtgggatatcagttggatcttgttacgagattttgaccgaaaatttgaagatgcaccacgttgctgcgaaattcggccctcagaactcgtgagtttttggccaaacactcgatcactgttcttacCCACCCACCCTACTCACTGActttgctccttgcaattttttcttgttccccaaactcaaaagacccttgaaaagaagaagatttgagatgattcccgagattaagggaAATGCGACGAATgaactggaggacattacaaaagaagcgtaccagggctgtttcaacaagtagaaacaccgtatttaaataaatatctgcAGTATTTTGAGCCATTCTGTactagaaaataatttttcaaaaatgaatttttatgtaCACACTTAACATTGAATTTTTAAAGACTACCTAATAGTAATTTCAGTCACTGATTGCTTCTAGGTCACAGAAGACATTAGATAAATGTACTCTTAAAATCGTTAAAATTACCATTAGcataaacattatgtatgacTTCATATTTTAACATACGTAGTGGTGTTTTAAAATCTATTAATCTTTTTCTATAAATCCTTCAACTATACATGCAAGGCAGACTCAAAGCATGCATGTCAAAATCACAACCTTCATTTTAGTGTGGcatacaaaatgtaattaaacaactTCATTATTAAGGTATGTCAAAAAACTGGACATTGAAACTtcacttataatttaaatattctacaAGTTACttccaaaagaaaatatttaaataaattctcagtCTTCATTTATCTTTGTCACATGACATTTCTTTGCTCTAAATTACCTATATTAGATTTTCTTTCTACTTCTGTATGATCTTACCAATTTGGTACAAATTATACTTTatagtatatatgtgtatatatatatattgcaaagcCATAAAGCAGATTTATAGCCTCCAATATTCTTGCTTCACTGAGATATAAACcagaaaatcaaaaacaactGTCACACCTTCTCATCACATTCTatctttcagaaaaaaatgttaacaattcTCTCTAACATTTGCTGTTGGGGTTATTTATAATCAAgagaaacagaaaattttaactcACTAACTTTTCTCGAGGGTTAGTTTATTCTGATGACAGTTTTTAAATTATGTGGCATCAGATTCATTGTTTGCTATTACCAAAATCACTTCAACCACCTAATGGAATTATTTTAACCTGCTTACAACTTAGTTACAAAGCCAGTTAAATTACAGCAGTTTTAGGCCATCTTatttttcctatatattaatattttttgtgttctgaACTACATACttggaaaaaacaaactactttatgTACTAACAACAACCATACTGAATAGTAGGGTTATGTTCTGATAAGACTTTGATTACAAGATTTCACAATTAAGTGCTAACGTTCCTGATTAtctcatgtatatttttatttattggtaaGATTTGAATACAATGTAAACATTAGAAATCTATTGCATGCAATAAGAAAAcctaataaaatacttataatagCAAACACATACATCACTAGGGAATGTGCAATGCATGGTTGTAATGTAATCATGCAAGCTCAGTCCTTTGTTTACAGAATGACATCTCACTACAATAAACTGTGTATACTGTACTCTTAACGTGTCACCATCAAACAATCTAACTGACCATAAAATCTGAAGTATTAGCTTTGgctttaagaataaataaagcacaattatctgttataatatgcagtcattctatggagaaaaaacataatttatacttatattacTTTTCATCTTACCTTGCATATTAAGatcaaaaaaataacaaaaaaaatgtaaaattttactgaaaaacttttgatatacatttaggaggttctagagattatgtaaataaaatagaaaagctGTAAggtgacaaaagtatttttaatcttaacaaaaaaaatcatattccATTCATACTAGCCAGAGTCAAAGTTGAACTGACTCAAACAAATTTTAGTAGAAATATGTtaacaattttgatttttttatgtacaatatacttataatttttactaaaactaCCAATTTTTAAAAGGAACTCTTAGTACAACTCCACCAAAACAGAGTTGATGCAAAGTACCAATACAATTAACAAAGGGTTAACTTATTGTATCTTAatttcataatgaaataaaacatacctAAAATGTGATCAGCAGAGTTGCAATTATGTACGTCAGTAACAACCTTTTTGCTTGattacttgaaaacaaaattatagatacaaaaattaaaccattacAGGCTTTGGGTTTGAACTTTTTCTGTACAACTAACAATAAGGTTAACAGTGTTAGCCTCAAAAGGGGATTTTTCAAAGGTAATAAAACCTTGAAATTAAGGTTTGAATgattacaaagtaataaaaaatatctttttctttagttttttatataatacattacatatgtTTAATTACAGTATATTAATATGGCAATTCACAGATTTGAAATAAAGATTTGCTGAATCAAATGGCAACATTGGAATGTATTTATCAGCTTGCTCAGCAACAACTTAAACCACTaacattttacttgtttcttttacCATCATTTTTTGAAAGATGGCCAAGATTAAAGGAGGACTCAAATTCAAGTGTCTAAATAAGTTAGGGTCTCATAAAATACTATCTTTCACCTCCTCATCTCTTACATCATATGCTTGATCAGCCAATGTAAAATGCAATGTACATGTATAGCACCAATAACAGTACCTGAACCTAAAAAGCTGATCAAATGACATGAATTGTAGAGGAATAAAACACTAACAGTCTGCTAAATATCAATACTACACATGCATTGCTTTAAATGCATTAACAATATAAGGCTTAACAAGTTGTTAACATTAACAATGCAAGACTTAAACTAttgcaaaaaaagaaaatctaCCTTGTCCCtccaaacaaaaaaatatttcctcCAACTACACAGCAGCACTGTCTTCGACGAGCACATGGACCTCGACCTTTAACCTCCACAACAGACCATCTATTTGTTTCTGGGAAAGAAAATAAGTCAgtgaaactatattttaaaatagctgGAATACCTGCTCCTTGGACAAAAGTTATGCAAATTTATGATTAAGGAAAGGATATTTCCTTCCCTTGTATACAATTGTAGAAAACTCAAAAATACCCCAAAAAAGttcaaaacacaaaattttaaacCACATGTTTGTATGCATCTCCACAAGATTCCAACCTTCATTCCCAATTTGGTAAAAACCTATTAACATGGGTAAAACAGTAGTGGTAAAAAACCTAAAATGCCTATAAAAACTGATCATTTGGTATGTATCGACCAATGGACCCAGTGAGCCTACACacaaaatttggtgaagatccatccacagcAGGAAAAACAGTGGTAAAAAATGCCCACAAaaactgcaaaactgaaaatttctgtGCACCCACACATGAATCTaataaacctccataccaattttggtgaagattcatgcacaccctgcaaagtagttacatggagaTCCAACAAACAGTACCACTATATTTATATAGCTACAAATGTTTATACTTCCGTCCATCTTAACCATTACTATCATACTATCAATTCTAATTAACCAATGTACCAAATTCAATCCTTTTGCTCAAATTATAGACTATCTctatctaataaaaaatataatcccATAATATTAAGGGAAGAATTTTTCTTTCTACTCATCACTAATTAcatcattacaaaatatatacatatcagaatataaatatgtctttaagtagATTTCAAACTTAAACATATACATACCTGGGTTATACTTGTACAGATCACCAAAATGTCTGTCTGTAAGTCCATTATACCctccaaaaatatataattgattttggaacacaactataataaatgaaaaatgaataatGCTCACAGTAGGAAGTACACAGTAATTTTCAAAACTCTTTAAAAACAGACAAGATTTTCAACCATCATActgtaatataacattaaaaaaagttatatttaaccTTTTAACAAACTAACTTTACAGTACTATGTTTAATTGCAAGATAAATTAATCACATGACCAtctcaaattatttattattatccatAATTAATGTTTAAGTAGGACAAAGTATGAATGCCTAAGCCTTTTTTAGTTACATTCATaagttaattaaacaactttattatcaatgtaaaacATCAATAAGCTTGGCATCTAAATGTAGttcataattcaaatatttatattatctaagttttaatttcttaacttaaaaagaattatttaaataaattctcaatttACAACACTCAAAAGTCATGTGATTTAATGTTATTATGATTTCACAttatgattttttcttttctaagtaTTTCATATAATTCAACCAATTAGAAATAAGTAATATAGATATTATCAAGCTTTCCTAAGATATCACTACATTCGTTCAACCCTTCTGGTGCACCCTCTCCTGTAActtctatttttcaaaaaatgaCTCCAATTCTCTCTCACATTATCACTGGTCATGTTTACTGCTAGAAAGAGCATATTGTAATGTACAGGAATTCTGTGttccttttttttcattttggaaaACAACAATGGTAGTTTGGGGAAAAAGCCAGACATGTTGAACTAAATCATTagcattaatataattttttttaaaacatatttataactcAGTCAGAAAGTCACATAAATTACAGTAGTTATCATTCAATCTAACATacctagaaatatgtttttggttcctaaatttcatatttgaaagctacattaactattttttttggACAAccaataaaactagaaaaaacaacttacaaaaacaagcaaaattttgtgtgtaatttttactgttatacatttttaacaaagtaacttataaaaattagaaattcattagattaaataacaatacataaattaACCCTTACACAGTGAGTTCACATGATTTGCAGAAATCAAGTCATAAATTTTGCTTGTACAACAATACATGCAGTAACTTTGAAATTTCTTAATGTTTCCTTTCAAAAGTTACTAAAATTTTGTGAATGGTTGGTTGGttcagtgttttatggcacaaagcagctaggctatcagtgccaaacgtccagtaaaaataaattaaatgtagtaaaatacataaaaggaaatgaaagtaaaacaaaacagcattgaaaaacagaaaaagcataaaaccaatggtGACACCTAGTCtgcaatgttaagagagaaagcagagtaagagaagttgtaaaggactttctctagcaaaatggtaatgatcataacccgccaggaagactaacaggtaagtacaagaaccaccgtcagtcacctgaagttggcctttccagtcctggttccgggttatgtgtcataacagccattatcaaaaggtaaagtaataaaagttttaaaagacatgtagcaaaatcgtaataatgagtagccaaatgtccagtaaaaaggtaaaagtaaagtaaatgtagtaaaattcataaaaggaaataaaggtaaaaacagcaattaaaaaaataaaatggcataaaaccaatgttgacatccagtctacaaagttgtaaacggctttctgtagcataatggtaatgatcataacctgcgaggaagactaacaggtaagtataagaatcacagtcagtcacttgaagttggtctttccagtcctggttctgggttatgtgtcattatgaccagtaccaaaaggtaaagtaataaaagtgttaaaagacatgcagcaaaactgtaataacaacttGCCATGACGACTAACAgttagttcaaacagcagcattagtcacctgaagttggcctttccagtcctggtgtcgagttatttaatgttctggccattttccaatttcaaattgaactagagagattgagactcttaaaatGGAACCACACATTCCAAACCTTATGGAATCTAGACAGCCAAAGCCCAATAGAGAGTTTTatgtggaaaagcttgttttcacgttgctcactcaaaGTTGACTGCCAAATGGCAcgaagccaagccttgaatagaggaccatagttcatgtatggaacaggtacagcagtgatagtgccagagcagatagatttagctgccgtgtctgcaagctcgttcccgcgaaaaccaatgtggcctggtatccagaaaaactggatagaagtagatgttaatgagaaatgggccagtcagttttaaatatcagtgagaacagggtgtgagccaatgtgaAGCGAGTCCAGGGCCAATAGaaaactaagcgaatcagtataaatagtgcagttggagtactgcttagtttcaatatgattcagggcaaaagatatggtgtacagttctgcagtgaacacagaagctgtagaggggattctatgcgcaaccaccgaactgcaacaaaccacgGCAGAGCCaccagaattacctgatttggaaccatccatataaattggaatgattgttcaaaagatgttcagtaaataaaaaacagtacttTCAaacgggagtatctgccttttctcagatgacttaaataaaggaaacatttggggactgtaataagccatggtgggatgggctgaccattggattctgcaatgttatctaaggacagacacaattcatccaattgcgtctggatgtgaaggccaaaaggagcaatggcagatcgtctgttctgaaaacgtatggcccaccgaggaaggaagaCACatctccaggtgggatgcttttgtaaggaacaaagtttcaaagaatacagtaaagacagttgcaaatggcaaaggtgcagagaaggttcatgagattctacgtataagctttgaactggggaggtgcgaaaagccccagtgcagagtcaaagtccttgatgatgaatggggtccagcatctttaaggcggagggtctggcagagccataagcCATTGATCCATACTTAaatttcaatcgaataagagcacaatatatctttaccATAGAACACCGATCCACTCCCAaactggtggtagagagaacACGGCTAATGATCAGtactcttgtgcatttgaccagtagctgctttaagtgtagtgtaaaggtcagcttacggtcaaagataagtcccaagaacttggtctcagggaccactggcagtgaaacttcactgatacggagttcagaatcagggtgaatatcccgttggagacaaaagtgcatgcaaacggttttagagagagagaaattaaagccattcaccatggtccacttcagtacacgagatgtgaaagccgtcaacatagagcccgtttgcaacagtgagaggaagttgttcagtgatggcatttatctttatattgaaaaatgtgacactcaaaacacagccctgagggaccccaagttcctgtagaaaagaacgagaaagtgttgaacccacacgatcTTGGAacctcctgtccattaaaaattttttaataaacatgggtaaatggtcacataacccatatatatggaggtctcgcaaaatgccatacctccatgttgtgtcataagccttcttaatgtcaaagaacattgatacaagatgttgtcatttgagaaaggcttctctgattgatgtttcaagtcaaattaggtggtccgtggtggagtgctgtcatcagaacccacactgggtgagcgagaggaggttgtttgattcgaggaaccacacaagaggagcattaaccatcctctctaaggtcttacaaagacagcttgtcaaagcaattggacgatagtttggaggaatcttgggatctttcctaggcttagagaaaggtaagataatagccaaGCACCAAggattaggaaaaacattctcctgccagatccagttaaaaacaatcagaagaatattaagagaagcaggagagagatagctcagcatgtcatagtgtacatcatcaggtccaactgatgtactgccagaccgataaaggaccattttcagttccaccggTGTAAAggtcgccacgcacagcaaacacgtgggtggaagTTTAGagcccagaggaggtaaccagaaagaacagaaccttccctgggaggtcccctcaccacttTCAGGAAACCACACCGAGGGGAACATCTTGTGAAAGACCATGAAAAtcttgtaaacaaataaatacagttttataattaagtatttttactaaacataCACTGTTTCTTCTGTGGTAATTACCTGTATTCAAACTATTGGCAAATTGAGTTcaaggtgattttcattttatgtataaaaaatttttgttttctcttatagttttcatattctATTTGCATAgcctctagaacctcctaaagggatatcaagtttttttaaagaaaatgtttatattttatttttcattttctttaccaTATCACTAATTGGCTATTCTCATAAACTTACAATCCAATGAACACAGTTTTTGAttttttgtagaatatatttaaagatgtTGGTTGCTTAATGTTCATAATTTCAGATATTTTCatatatagttaatttttaatgctttatttttctGTTCTTGTTTTTACCACTTATTTGTCTTGAGACAAGTCAATGGTGCCCTTAAGATATATATTATAGTTTCTTTTGGAGATCTGCATAACTGTTTGGCAAAATGTCTATTCAGCATATTATATCATAAGCATTGAGAATGGACACAAAGTATGATGTatacttttgaaatgtttaaaccttttattgtgcattttaacacataactaatatataataaaaatataatagcaacacctaaatacaatttaaactatATCTCAAATCAAAACATATTTAAGTAAGAAACTATCATAAGTGCAATAGTTGATcatatttttcagtatttgttaTGGATAATATTAGGGTAGAGAAATTATGATATAAAagttttctgaataaaaaaatgagatgttcatttaggaggttttaaaggTTATGtaaatggaaaattaaaactggataaaagtacttttattcttAGCACAAAATTCATCTTTTACTCAGACTAACTCAGTATATGATTTGTAAATTCAGACACATCTTTAGTGaaaacacttcactaaaatactttatttttgcaAACAAAAGACTTGTAACATTTACAAACGGCTCACCAAATTTTCGAGATACATTTCATATATTCTGAATTACAGTATGTACAATTACATGATGGTTACAAGATTTATCAGAAGAACCAAGGCCAGTTTTAGAACTAagtaattaaaaagaacaaaatatatttgcttgtacaatgttttcaataatcatttatatttttctttatccaacttttcattttcaaatatttctaaaaaaatgcaaatttgaatacaaatgatttattatttacaaaatgaaataaaaatgtatgtacatGCAGAATGACTACGGCGTCCAATAGGAGCAGGACCCTTGGTTTCTGGATGGACCCATGTCATTGTTAAGGTGTCCAGGTAAACCAATCTGTTACAATATACTTCATCCCTAGAATGAAACTGACCCTGCCGATCACCACGTCCTCCAAATATGTACATTTTACTCCCTATTGCTGATGATGAATGAAAGTCTCGCCAGCGAGCTGGTGTGCCCTGTTTTATCCAGTTTTGATAATGCcaaaaaaaatatcattagtTTTATACGTAACAATTGTTTTTGTAATAGTAAAAATACATCATAGTTTAATTATATGATCCATTCCACTTTACTCTTTATAAATACTTTGCCTCAACAGTTTatcaaaaaattaaagtatatatattgttacaataactagatttattatttcaaatttggtTACTGACCATTATCATATCATAATCTCACAATTTTATAAGCTAATAAgatttaaaagtaatgttttcttcatttgtgtattacaGTTTCAGACTTAAGTCCAGTTTTACTTCTTCTATATAGATCAAATATATCATGTaccattattacaatttttagttAAGTAAAAACATAACATCATGTTATGGTTTATACCTTGTGTTACTATATGTAGAGTAAAATACTGTTGGGTAATGAAGTTTTAATTACGTAATACTACCTACTTTTGTAACTATATACTGCCATGTCATGGTGTATAAATTCAAACGGAAGACATCCTGAGAGAAAATGTCAGCCACTTCCTCATAACCtccaaaaatatacatataatgctGAATAATACAGGATGAATGTCCATCACGTGCAGCAGGTATTACACCTACAACTGCTGGCTGAGACCATTTATGAGTATCTATcacaaggaaaagaaaattagGTCATAAGAATAACTTCAAAGTAATCCTTTTCCATGAGAATTATCTGAAGTTCATTTTTAGcatgaataaaatacatttacagtttttaaataattttacattaccTGAAGGCCATTCATTTACAATAACAGCTTTTAAAAACACAGTagtaaataaccaaaaatatatttctaatgagTTTAAGGACTagaattttcaaacaaatattatgatGTCAACTCCACAACAAGTATACATAGCAAAAACTGTCTGTACTCACTTGTGTCAAAACAATAGAGTACATTACAAGCACCATTGTCATTTCTTCCACCCCACAAATACACCAATTCCCCAAAACCCACAACAGTGTGTCCATAACGTTGAAAAGGAACATTCTCAAAACTCTGTTCACTGGGATCATCAAATGGAAGAAGAAACCATCTTAAGGAAACTGAAATGTATGGATAATAACTAAAGGTAAGTTCATACAGTGTTGAAATTCAgatgcataattttattttaccttttctaaagaaaaatataagagTTCTATTTTAGTCTTATATATATTTCCAAGAAAGAGATGACTGATAGAtattatgaaactttatattacattctctctctctctctttttttaaccAAGattataaaatagaaagaataCTTCTgtcttgtgtttttattaaatgaacTACTTGCACATTAGTTACACTGATATAATGAGGAAATAAATTAAGAcatcattttgtaaaaataacaaaaatactatgattgaaacattactttttataaaataataaatataaataccaaaaacttactttttaaaaGAGGATATCACttaaacttcaatatttatttgaataccaATAACGGAATCGCACACAAATTTGAACACTATTTCTAATGCATATGAATACAAAGAATTGCACATCTATTCCACATTTGCTATAATAATACTTAATTACAAAGATGAAAATTAATGAGATTTTttgaaattcttatttttaataaaagatatcCAAACATCCATTTTAACCTTATCtataatttgaaatgaaaaagaCAGAttgaactttttaatttattgttcttgtttaCTATTTTCAATATATGATCTTATAAGTTACCTAAAGAAACCTGATGCATTTGTTACCTGTGTTCAGCATATGAATGTCTATTGGGCGGACAATCTGATAATCCTCGCCTGTACAATAACCACCAAAGGAATAGATGTTTTCACCAATAGCAACAGCTGCATGGTTAACACGGCGAGGACCACCCTCCAAGTGGACTGTCCACCTCATTCCAGAAGTAGACTTCTTCAGAGAAAACAGCAGTTGGTCAGATGGTGATcacatttaattacaaacacttttctcatacaaaataaat
Above is a genomic segment from Tachypleus tridentatus isolate NWPU-2018 chromosome 11, ASM421037v1, whole genome shotgun sequence containing:
- the LOC143232625 gene encoding kelch domain-containing protein 3 isoform X2, yielding MRWTVHLEGGPRRVNHAAVAIGENIYSFGGYCTGEDYQIVRPIDIHMLNTVSLRWFLLPFDDPSEQSFENVPFQRYGHTVVGFGELVYLWGGRNDNGACNVLYCFDTNTHKWSQPAVVGVIPAARDGHSSCIIQHYMYIFGGYEEVADIFSQDVFRLNLYTMTWQYIVTKGTPARWRDFHSSSAIGSKMYIFGGRGDRQGQFHSRDEVYCNRLVYLDTLTMTWVHPETKGPAPIGRRSHSAFVFQNQLYIFGGYNGLTDRHFGDLYKYNPETNRWSVVEVKGRGPCARRRQCCCVVGGNIFLFGGTSPSPGGIVLPTPPDAEIGDSALMDHSDLYVLDTFPSLKTLCMLLVIEHQLDQNCLPKVVRWEIEAMTTNNSISRPLPTMG
- the LOC143232625 gene encoding kelch domain-containing protein 3 isoform X1 → MSSTLKFSLTSSLEVFQYLYDYCVQLYKGQNVQVPKRTHSLVCDRQASNIQKKSTSGMRWTVHLEGGPRRVNHAAVAIGENIYSFGGYCTGEDYQIVRPIDIHMLNTVSLRWFLLPFDDPSEQSFENVPFQRYGHTVVGFGELVYLWGGRNDNGACNVLYCFDTNTHKWSQPAVVGVIPAARDGHSSCIIQHYMYIFGGYEEVADIFSQDVFRLNLYTMTWQYIVTKGTPARWRDFHSSSAIGSKMYIFGGRGDRQGQFHSRDEVYCNRLVYLDTLTMTWVHPETKGPAPIGRRSHSAFVFQNQLYIFGGYNGLTDRHFGDLYKYNPETNRWSVVEVKGRGPCARRRQCCCVVGGNIFLFGGTSPSPGGIVLPTPPDAEIGDSALMDHSDLYVLDTFPSLKTLCMLLVIEHQLDQNCLPKVVRWEIEAMTTNNSISRPLPTMG